The window GAACCACCTTCACCGAATCCAATTCGCAGCAGCAACGAATCCGCCAAAACCGCAGGACTGGCGTAGCAATCCGATCCGAGACGATTCTTTGAAATCAATTGGTAGTCATCACCGCTGGCGGAGAAAACGTAGTGGTTGCCTGACAAATCCGACACATACACATTGCCACCCGCCAAAACTGGCGATCCACTGAAGTTGCTGCCCAAGCGTTCTTTCCACTGAACACGTCCGTCCTCGTTCGACCAGCACATCGCGACACCGTTGTCGGTGACACCGAACAGGCTGGTGCCATTGGTCACCATCGAAGGTTCATAAAGAGCCGTGCGGTCCGACCAAAGCTCTTCACCGGTCGCGGAGAAACAAGCGGTTTGTTTGTCAGGATACCCACCCGATGCAAAGATCCGATCGCCCGAAGTCACAATCGTGCCGCAAGTTGCTTCGGCGATCGCGGAAGATTCCCAGCGAGGCTCGCCGGTCGCTGGATCATAGCTGGCGACACGGTCACCGCCGCTGATCAGCAACTGATCCATCCCACCAACGCTCGCGATCATGGGACTGGAGTAACTGCTCGCATCGCCCCGAGACCGTCGCCAAGCGATCTCGCCAGTTTCCAAATCCAATGCCACCAGGTAGCCACCACCAAAGCTGTCCGCGGCAAGGATTACAAACGACTGATACAGAACCGGCGAAGGGGCGTAACCGAATTTCGACGCAAAAGCCCCCACGTCGGTTTGCCAGACCACTTCGCCGTTCAGATCAACCGCCGTGACGAAGATGCGTTCTTGATTGAGGAACGCTGTCACGATCAGTCTGCCATCGGAAGCGGGAGTTCCATTCGCATTGGTGGCTTTGTGGTGCACTTCTCTGGCCGACGGGAAGTTGCCTTCATGGATGACACGTCGCCACTTTTCCTGTCCCGAGCCCAAATCATACGAGACCAGCATCTGTTGCTGCTTCGCATCGTCAGCCGTTCCCAATACGACTTGATCGCCGATCACGATCGGACTGCTGTGACCGCGACCTGGAATGTCGGCTTGCCAAGCGATGTTGGTGGACTGGTCCCAAGTCGTCGGAGGCGTGGCATCACCGGCCCGTCCATCCATGTCAGGACCACGCCACTGCGGCCAAGCCAACTCAATCGCTGGTACTTCGCGAGCTTGCAAAGCCACGCCGCTCTCACCGATCGAAACCTCGTCGACCGGCGTGGACTTTCTGCAAGCAGAGAATCCGAGGAACGCGAAAGCCAGCCCGAAGGTCCAACACCAATGGCCGGACGGGCGTGAGGTCAATCGTTTCATCGAGAATTCTCCAACGAGTTCATTTCTTGTTCTTGGACGCAGCGGACTGCTTCTTTTTGTTTCCTGGTCCGACTGGTTCCACAAACATACCCTGTTCGAACATCACCGGTTCGCTCATTCGAGGATCGCCGGTCCGTTTCAGCTCGCCGATCAAACGATCGTTGAGTTGCTTTTCAGTTTTCGCGTGATCGGAATGCCCGGCGAGATTGTTCAAGCAATCGGGATCGGACTTCAGGTCATACATTTCGATTCGAGGACGACGTCCCACCATGTACTGAAACGCGTCGGGATACTTGTCGCGATTCAGCGTCACGAACGCCTTCGTGGGGCTCGCGTCCAGGTCGGCATACGCCGCGAAAGTGTTCTCGCGAAGGTCGTCCTCCGAAGGAAAATCACTGTCTCCGTCGGCCAATCCAGGGCCGTCCCCCATCGGAGTTCGTTCGGGTTCGAAGTTGATGATGTACAACCAATCATCGGACTGAATCGCACGCTGCGGGTAAGGCGTCGCACCTTCGCGAGCCGTTGCGACGTGTCGTTCTCGACCGGTGAAGACCGCGTCTCGCGAAGGATCGATTCGGCCCGATTCGTCGCTTGTCAAAAGCGGGGTGATCGGACGAGCGATCATGCTTGCGGGAGCTTCGACGCTGGCCACTTCCAAGAACGTGGTGGCCAATTCGGGCAACGAAACAAAGTCCGTCAGCACGCGATTGGAATGTTCAATCCCGCTCGGCCAACGAACCGCCAATGGGACGTGCGTTCCGAAATCGTACAAATTGCATTTGCCACGCGATACACCGGGAACCCCGTGATCGCCGCTGACGACCAGCAGCGTGTCATCGGCGATGCCGAGCCGCTGCAGTTCTTCGTCCAAAACAACCAGCGCGGCATCAAACGCCATCGCTTCACCCAGGTAGTCGGCAAAGTCTTCTCGGATCTCAGGGACGTCGGGCAGGTAAGCGGGCAACTTGCCTTTCAAGTCATCTGGGTTGATGCCCCATAGTTCATATCCGCTTTTGGCAATCCACTTTCGGTGAGTGTTGGTCGGACCGAACCAGTAACAGATCGGCGAATCGCCATCGAGTTTTCCGTCGTTGTCGGCGTCAAGGAAATTGCGAATGTTCTTCCGTACCTCATCAAACAGCTTCGCCTTGGCCGCATCGCGATCATCGGACTTCATCACGAACTGCGAAAAATTGTTGAACTTCGACCCGGCTTTGTTGGATGCCGTTCGCGAACCACCGTACGGCGCGTTGCCGGGTCGCCCGGGGCTCCAGACTTTGTAGGTGTGCCCGATTCGGTATCCGGACTCTTCCAACAACAACGGGTAAGCCGGCAACGAAAAATCCCAGACCGCCCCGAGCAAAATCGATGCCTTGTCACATCGCCAAAATGGCTGGCCAGCCATCAACGAGCTTCGACACGGCGTGCACGATGGTGCACTGACAAACGCGTTGGTGAACAACACCCCGTCGCGTGCGATCGAGTCGAACTTGGGGGTCGAGATCACTTCGCTTGCGGTGCCTGGAAAATGCTTTGCATAGGCACTCGCGTAACAGCCCCAATCGTCAGCGAACGCCATCACGATGTGTGGCCGTGACTTCTTTTGTTCAGATGGCTTGGCATCAGCCAGTGCTGGCGAGGGAACGAACAGCAACAATACGACAGGTAGCAAACGGGAACATTGCCGATGGAACATGGCATTCTCCGACGGAAGAGATTCAGGTGGGATGATGGGGAGGGATCGAAACGGATGGCAAACAAGTTACCCGCTCGTCTCGGAGATTTATCCTAGCCAACATCCAACGCGATCGCTGAACTTCACACGACTTTGAGCGTCATTCGGCGAAAAAAGCGTCACCATCGATGAGCACTACCACCAGAGAGTTGAGCACTGGCTCAGAGAGTTCTGTCGGAAGCGTTCATTCGAAGGCGTCAACGACGGCTTGCCCGTCACCGTTTTACTTCGGTGCCTCAATCGCATCCCGATCGAGACTCACCCGCCATCACGATCTCGTCGCTCCATCACTCGGCGTTCCGCTTGACGGCGATGAGACTCAACCATCTGCTTGAGAAGTTGCTCGACCGATTTCACATCCGGAATTCCAAGAAACCCAATCTCCTCGGAGTGGCTGGTCCCTTCCGAATCGGTCCATCGTTTCGCGTTGAAGATCACGTCGCCCGATCCGTCGGCAGATTGCTTTCGGTAGACTGTCCGCAGCTCGCGGGGATGAAAACTTCGGATCGTCATTCGAAACCCACCGACAAACGTGATCGCTCGTTGGTCGGTCAACAAATAAACGGTCTTGAAAGCGTTGCGATAGGCCCAGACTGGGGTCGACAACATCGCAAAGCCAATCAAGACAAATGGAACGCCGAACAAGGCAAAGAAGTCGACTCCGCGGTCGAACTTCGGCACTTGGAATCCCAAAGCACTGGCAACCCAAAACAAAGAAAACGCCGTCCACACGACAGCGAACGCAAACGTGGCCGTTGAACCAGCGGTGAAGAATCGCGGCTTGGGTGTCTCAGCCCACAGAATGGTCTCATCAGGAAGAAGCTCTTCACGAACCAATTCCGCCAACCAAGGTGACACCGTATCGGGGATCATCGCCTTGGAACGACGCTCGTTGCGATTCAAAGGAAGCTGTGCACCCATCGAAACAACGAAGCCTCTTGATGCGAGTTAGTTCAACAGCCATTTGACACGCGTCAGAATTTAACACGATTCCAGATCGTCCATCGCGTCTGGCAACGGTACCACCCGTTGTCAGCAGACGTAAAAGGAAAGTGATGTGATTGCTTGGTAGAAGACGTAGACGATCGACAGGAACGGCGCGGCCAGCGTGGCCAAAATTGCAGTCTTATCGGAAGACCATCCCCCCAACGCACATATCCCGATGCAAGCCGCACCGATGATCGCATTCGAAACGGGTGAAACGACGCAAGCTACGAAAAGAGCAACGTAGCCACTCTCCGCCGACGCACCTGACGTGAACATGATCGCCGCGGCAAATGAAAGTGCGAACGAACAGCCGACGCTGAAGATCAATGTGGAAATGCGAATCGCTGTTGGGATCTGTGGTCCAGTCTCCGACACGACAACCGCGTCTTCCGGTTCTTCGATTGGCGTGGTGAAGGGGTTGTAATCGGACACGAACTCAACATTTTGAAGAGGCAAGAATATTCACGACACAAACGACAAAGACACCGAAGCTAGCAGCTGATTGGCTCGCTGCTCGAGCGGGGTGAAGAATTGCTTTCGTAGCCCGATTGTAGATGACTCGCGGGGCGTCGGTGCTTTTCACTGTATTTCCAGTCTCGGGTAGCGAAACTCGTCGAGAGTTTCGTGCTCCAAACAGACTCGCCGAAAGTCGTGACGACTATCGCTACGAATGGCGAGCCGCCATGTGAGCGCGTCCGATCAGACCAGCTTCGATCGTGGCGTTTCCTTTAAAAACGCCAGTTTGCCACCGATGGGAACGGCGGTGGTTCTAAGGTATTCTTCTGCTCTCTCGTATTCAGCAGCATCTCCAGGCTCGGGTAGCGAAACTCGTCAAGAGTTTCGTTGCCCAAACAGACTCGCCGAAAGTCTTGACGACTTCCGTTACGAATGGCGAGCAATCCACAACAAAAGCCCTTTGGCCTCCTTCGAATCCAGCCCCATGCCCGAGCCCTCCTGTCGATCTGTCGCGATCATCGGGTTGGGATTGTTGGGGGGGAGTGTGGCGTTGTCGATTCGCAGACGTTGGCCGTCCGTCCGACTGACCGCCTGCGCCCGATCGCCTGAAACGCGGGCATTGGCTCTGGATCGCGCGATTGTGGACGAAGTTTTCGACCGCCCCGATGCCGCCGCGAACGGCTGTGATCTGGCCGTCATCGCCACGCCGGTGAACCGAATTGCCGCGTTGGCTCAAGAACTTGCGGAGCAATTCCCCGAGCTGACCCTGACCGACGTGGGCAGCACCAAAGGGGGTCTGGTTCGCGAATTAGCGGGGACGACAGCGGCGCAACAGTTCGTTCCGGCTCATCCGATCGCGGGCAGCGAAAAAAGCGGGGCGGAGCACGCGCGGGCGGACCTTTTTGACGACAAACCCATCGTGATCACGCCCAGTGGCGAAGAACTGCCGCAGCACATCACCGCCGCAACCGAATTTTGGCGAGGCACCGGCGGACGAATTGTCACGATGCCGGCCGAACAGCACGATGCCACCTTGGCATTGACGTCTCATTTGCCACACTTGCTGTCGTCACTCGCCGCACGCCAAATCACTCGCGAAATGCTCGCTTTGGTTGGCACCGGCTGGCTCGACACCACTCGTGTGGCGGCGGGGGATGCGGACCTTTGGACCGCCATCGTTTCCGAAAACCGCGACGCGATCCTGAGTGCGATCGAACAATCCCGATCGGACTTGGACACACTGCAAACCATCGTGGACCAGGGCAACGACATTGCCCTGCGAACCTGGCTCGACACCGCCAAACAAATTCGACAATCCGCTCGAACCTGACCGCGACCGCCCGCGGCCAAGGTTGCCTGATCTTCTCCCGTCTCCATCCTCATTCCCCGATCTCGCACCATGCCGCTTTGGCAAATCGACATTCATCCTGCTCCCGGTCAAATCGATCGACTCGGCGAACAAACGGCTCGTGAAATTCATGAACTTGGATTGGGCGACGACCTGCTGATCGCCGCTGCACGGGGATACTTGATCCAAGCCGACATCGACGAAGCTTCCGCCAACGAAATTGCGTCGACGTTGCTGGCCGATTCCATCACGGAATCGGTCGTTGTCGGGCACCCTGGCAACGACGCTTCGCTGGTCGAAGCCGACCTGTCCGAGGCCCCCGAATCGTTGATGGAATTGCTGGCCGAGCGTGGCATCGAATCCGAACCGCACTTGGTGCACGTGATGCCCAAACCCGGTGTGATGGATCCGGTCGCGGCCAGTACCCAAGGCGCACTCGCCGATCGCGGTGTCGAAGGCAGCACAGTCAAAACGTTCCGCAAATTTTGGATCGCGGGCACCGACGAAGCTCAACTGGAAACGATTTGCCGCCGTGCCCTGTCAAACGATTCCATCGAAGCGTTTGTGATCGGGCCGTTAACGATGGATCGATTGGATGTTGGTTCGGCGGGCGAATTTGAATTGGTGCACGTGCCGATTCGCGAACTCGATGACGCCGGATTGGAAAAACTTTCCAAGGAAGGCCAGCTGTATCTGACGCTGGTCGAGATGCAAACGATCCGCGATCACTTCGTCGAACTGGGACGTGACCCAACCGACATTGAACTGGAATCGGTCGCCCAAACCTGGTCGGAACACTGCAGCCACAAAACACTGGCTGGCCGGATTCACTACAAGGGTCCTGGTGCCGATGGCACACCCGGCGGCGACGAACGCCAATACAACAACATGCTCAAAGAAACGATCTTTGAAGCAACCCAAACCATTCGTCGCTCCCTGGGCGATGACGATTGGTGCGTCAGCGTGTTCAAAGACAACGCGGGCATCGTGACCTTCGACGAACAAGACCACGTGTGTTTCAAAGTCGAAACGCACAACCACCCGTCGGCGTTGGAACCCTACGGCGGAGCCAACACGGGAATCGGTGGCGTGATCCGGGACCCGATGGGCACCGGCATGGGAGCCAAACCCGTCTGCAATACCGACGTGTTCTGCTTCGCTCCACCGGACGTTTCACCTGAAGAACTGCCCCCGGGCGTGCTGCATCCCCGCCGCGTCATTCAGGGTGTCGTGTCCGGCGTGCGTGACTACGGCAACCGAATGGGAATCCCCACGGTCAACGGTGCGGTCTACTTTGACGAGCGTTATCTCGGCAACCCGCTGGTCTACTGCGGCAACGTCGGCATCATTCCGGTCGGCATGGAAGACAAGGAAGTCAAACCCAACGACTTGATCGTCGCGGTTGGCGGACGCACCGGACGAGACGGGATCCATGGGGCAACGTTCAGCAGTGCGGAACTGACCAGCGAATCTGAATCGCTGTCCGGCGGTGCCGTTCAAATCGGCAACGCAATCACCGAAAAAATGGTGCTCGACGTGCTGATGCAGGCTCGCGATCGCGGGCTGTACAACGCGGTCACGGACTGCGGTGCAGGCGGCTTCAGCAGTGCGGTTGGCGAAATGGGCGAAGAGCTCGGTGCCGAAGTTTGGCTGGACAAAGCCCCGCTGAAATACGATGGCCTGACTTACACCGAGATCTGGATTTCCGAAGCTCAAGAACGCATGGTCTTGGCCGTTCCCCAAGAACGCTGGGACGAACTGCGTGAACTGTGCGAAAGCGAAGGCGTCGAGGCAGCCGCCATCGGCCGCTTCGTTCCCACCGGTCGACTGCAATTGAACTTCCATGGCCAAACGGTCGGCGACGTCGCCATGTCGTTCTTGCACGACGGACGTCCGCCCGTGATTCGCGATGCGATCTACGAACCACCAAAAGCCAAACCATTATCAAT of the Rhodopirellula baltica SH 1 genome contains:
- a CDS encoding outer membrane protein assembly factor BamB family protein, whose translation is MKRLTSRPSGHWCWTFGLAFAFLGFSACRKSTPVDEVSIGESGVALQAREVPAIELAWPQWRGPDMDGRAGDATPPTTWDQSTNIAWQADIPGRGHSSPIVIGDQVVLGTADDAKQQQMLVSYDLGSGQEKWRRVIHEGNFPSAREVHHKATNANGTPASDGRLIVTAFLNQERIFVTAVDLNGEVVWQTDVGAFASKFGYAPSPVLYQSFVILAADSFGGGYLVALDLETGEIAWRRSRGDASSYSSPMIASVGGMDQLLISGGDRVASYDPATGEPRWESSAIAEATCGTIVTSGDRIFASGGYPDKQTACFSATGEELWSDRTALYEPSMVTNGTSLFGVTDNGVAMCWSNEDGRVQWKERLGSNFSGSPVLAGGNVYVSDLSGNHYVFSASGDDYQLISKNRLGSDCYASPAVLADSLLLRIGFGEGGSRKERLVKITQRP
- a CDS encoding sulfatase family protein, translated to MFHRQCSRLLPVVLLLFVPSPALADAKPSEQKKSRPHIVMAFADDWGCYASAYAKHFPGTASEVISTPKFDSIARDGVLFTNAFVSAPSCTPCRSSLMAGQPFWRCDKASILLGAVWDFSLPAYPLLLEESGYRIGHTYKVWSPGRPGNAPYGGSRTASNKAGSKFNNFSQFVMKSDDRDAAKAKLFDEVRKNIRNFLDADNDGKLDGDSPICYWFGPTNTHRKWIAKSGYELWGINPDDLKGKLPAYLPDVPEIREDFADYLGEAMAFDAALVVLDEELQRLGIADDTLLVVSGDHGVPGVSRGKCNLYDFGTHVPLAVRWPSGIEHSNRVLTDFVSLPELATTFLEVASVEAPASMIARPITPLLTSDESGRIDPSRDAVFTGRERHVATAREGATPYPQRAIQSDDWLYIINFEPERTPMGDGPGLADGDSDFPSEDDLRENTFAAYADLDASPTKAFVTLNRDKYPDAFQYMVGRRPRIEMYDLKSDPDCLNNLAGHSDHAKTEKQLNDRLIGELKRTGDPRMSEPVMFEQGMFVEPVGPGNKKKQSAASKNKK
- a CDS encoding prephenate dehydrogenase; protein product: MPEPSCRSVAIIGLGLLGGSVALSIRRRWPSVRLTACARSPETRALALDRAIVDEVFDRPDAAANGCDLAVIATPVNRIAALAQELAEQFPELTLTDVGSTKGGLVRELAGTTAAQQFVPAHPIAGSEKSGAEHARADLFDDKPIVITPSGEELPQHITAATEFWRGTGGRIVTMPAEQHDATLALTSHLPHLLSSLAARQITREMLALVGTGWLDTTRVAAGDADLWTAIVSENRDAILSAIEQSRSDLDTLQTIVDQGNDIALRTWLDTAKQIRQSART
- the purL gene encoding phosphoribosylformylglycinamidine synthase subunit PurL → MPLWQIDIHPAPGQIDRLGEQTAREIHELGLGDDLLIAAARGYLIQADIDEASANEIASTLLADSITESVVVGHPGNDASLVEADLSEAPESLMELLAERGIESEPHLVHVMPKPGVMDPVAASTQGALADRGVEGSTVKTFRKFWIAGTDEAQLETICRRALSNDSIEAFVIGPLTMDRLDVGSAGEFELVHVPIRELDDAGLEKLSKEGQLYLTLVEMQTIRDHFVELGRDPTDIELESVAQTWSEHCSHKTLAGRIHYKGPGADGTPGGDERQYNNMLKETIFEATQTIRRSLGDDDWCVSVFKDNAGIVTFDEQDHVCFKVETHNHPSALEPYGGANTGIGGVIRDPMGTGMGAKPVCNTDVFCFAPPDVSPEELPPGVLHPRRVIQGVVSGVRDYGNRMGIPTVNGAVYFDERYLGNPLVYCGNVGIIPVGMEDKEVKPNDLIVAVGGRTGRDGIHGATFSSAELTSESESLSGGAVQIGNAITEKMVLDVLMQARDRGLYNAVTDCGAGGFSSAVGEMGEELGAEVWLDKAPLKYDGLTYTEIWISEAQERMVLAVPQERWDELRELCESEGVEAAAIGRFVPTGRLQLNFHGQTVGDVAMSFLHDGRPPVIRDAIYEPPKAKPLSIGDRDAAANSETLLKILGSYNVASKHWVIRQYDHEVQAGSVVKPLVGPQCDGPGDAAVVRPKLNSRRGLVISCGMNPHYGDFDTYHMAASAIDEAMRNAVAVGADPSKIAILDNFCWGYTDRAETLGSLVRAAIACQDLAVTLGTPFVSGKDSLNNEFSYFDDKNEKQTIAIPPSLLISAMGQIDDVSKSITMDAKEAGNVIFLVGETHRELGGSHYGLVENEPGGAVPEVDAKLAKKTFATVHQAIQSRLVRSCHDLCEGGLAVAAVEMALAGGLGMNLDLATVSREQPSNDGVLTAAALSATEVLFSESNTRFLIECAPESAEALSKIFADSGISLTRLGEVTDSGQFTVRDGDAVVLETDIATAKSAWQAPLDW